A single region of the Arsenicicoccus dermatophilus genome encodes:
- the rpmH gene encoding 50S ribosomal protein L34 yields the protein MSKRTFQPNNRRRAKTHGFRLRMRTRAGRAILAARRRKGRSELSA from the coding sequence GTGAGCAAGCGCACCTTCCAGCCGAACAACCGTCGTCGCGCCAAGACGCACGGCTTCCGTCTCCGCATGCGCACCCGCGCCGGCCGCGCCATCCTGGCCGCCCGTCGCCGCAAGGGTCGCTCCGAGCTCTCCGCCTGA
- the rnpA gene encoding ribonuclease P protein component: MLSAQHRMRDSADFATTVRGSTSVRAGSPLLVVHTNMTDTRSARPPRVGFVVSKSVGGAVQRNLTKRRLRHAARARVAGLPAGIDVVVRANPAAAEAGYAALDAELGRLLARCLAKAGAPDRGRAPAGGGVLG, from the coding sequence GTGCTGTCTGCGCAGCACCGCATGCGGGACAGCGCGGACTTCGCCACCACGGTGCGCGGTAGCACCTCTGTCCGTGCCGGCAGCCCGCTGCTCGTGGTGCACACCAACATGACCGACACGCGATCGGCTCGGCCGCCGCGGGTCGGTTTTGTTGTGTCCAAGTCCGTCGGCGGCGCCGTCCAGCGCAACCTCACCAAGCGCCGGCTGCGGCACGCCGCCCGAGCCCGGGTCGCCGGTCTCCCGGCCGGCATCGACGTCGTCGTCCGGGCCAACCCCGCCGCGGCCGAGGCAGGCTACGCCGCCCTCGACGCCGAGCTCGGGCGACTCCTGGCACGCTGCCTCGCCAAGGCCGGGGCACCTGACCGGGGCCGAGCGCCAGCCGGGGGCGGGGTCCTGGGATGA
- the yidD gene encoding membrane protein insertion efficiency factor YidD, whose protein sequence is MTGEQPWWRGWRSHPLRALALGLIRFYQLWISPLTPPSCRFYPTCSTYALTAVARFGPIRGSWLAARRLGRCHPWNPGGVDHVPEADEHGRPRRTP, encoded by the coding sequence ATGACCGGGGAGCAGCCTTGGTGGCGGGGGTGGCGCTCCCACCCCCTGCGGGCGCTCGCCCTCGGCCTGATCCGCTTCTACCAGCTGTGGATCTCCCCGCTCACCCCGCCGAGCTGCCGGTTCTACCCCACCTGCTCCACCTATGCGCTGACGGCGGTCGCCCGGTTCGGCCCGATCCGCGGCTCCTGGCTCGCTGCCCGTCGCCTCGGGCGGTGCCATCCCTGGAACCCCGGCGGTGTCGACCACGTTCCAGAGGCGGACGAGCACGGCCGTCCGCGTCGCACGCCGTAG